The region ttgcaaacaattattggcATGCTTATCAGTTATCAActtggcactttctaaattattggtttatcgtatcGGCTGAAAATAGCAGaatatcgtgcatccctatttttttttcttttaatacaatcattaaaaatgtatccactagtacatattaaattgtaaatatagttcaccgttgttgtaaaacactattatgtttaatgttattactgtatttttatgattttggtgACAGCTGGAGCGCACCTCTATCTCGCTTACCGATGCACTACTTTTGATTAAAGCACCTCCATATTGGCGCAACGCTggaactgcagttaaaatataTTGCCGCCGAACACAGGCTGGAGGCGGCACAAAAATTAGTTTTCCCGAATTTTGAACGCAGGAAAATCCCTGCCATCTGTATCATATACACATAACCATAAGACTCAAAAGGCAGTCCTGTGGCCCTAAACGTTAGTAAATTCTTGCCGAGCAATCTTGGTAGCTTagccaaacaacacaaaatatcCCCACAACAAACGGGGCTTACTGTATTGGAATTATTTCAGGACTGACTCTAGTTCTACTCTATCATATTGCATTGTTAAGTTTGTATCTCTACCATTTGTAAGCACAAACAACTACAAAATACGAACGTCTTCTTTCTATATTGGTCAGTTCACCTTATAGAGCCTTTGGTCCTCGGGCGGCCTCTTGAGGATGCCTTCCACAATGCGCTTCAGCTCGTACACCGAGGTCGACTCCTTGGCGTCGGTGAAGATAGTCGTCTTGTGACGCCGAATCATTAGGAACACATCCTGGCAGACAAGACAAGAGAGCTACCctcattttcatacattttgttttttctttggctttctcGTGATTCCACCACAATACTGACGACCAGAAATGGAGCAAACTACGAAAAAGCTAATAATTATTCCATACAAACGCACATTTAAATACACTTGCAATAGCTATAAAATGCCAAGAGGTGGCAGTATTGCATTGCAAACTATCCTGTAACCTTGCCACTACGACAAAGGGTGAATATGGTAGTTAAACATTCcacactataaggcgcacctaaaAGCCTTTAATTTTCTCCAAAATCAACAGTGCGCCCTATAATATGATGCGTCTTATAGTGCGAAAAATACGGTACTTTTAGTTTCAAGATATTTACTGATCCAAAAAGCCCGTGTCTCATTGAGCAGTGCAGACTTGCGTGCGTGCAGTGAGAGTTGCTTTTTCGACAGACTTTGTTCAATGTTGCAAAGACACTCTCAAACCTTTTTTATGCTTTCGTTTTTTCTTGTCGGCATTAAATTTTTAACAtattcaaaatttctttgcgacaatcaaaaatgttttggggcgGTTTGAGAGCATAACGAGGGTTTGAGAGTATGTGGcaaatgtatttgcaatgtTGAACGAAGTCTGCTGAAAAAGCAACACTTGCGAGTAATCGAGCGAGCGAGCAGCCCAGCAAGCAAGAGTTAACCAGAACGGCTAGCGGGTGACGGTAGTAAATGCTAGCGAGAGCAAAACAGAGGGACACGAGCAGCGGCCCACACCAAGGGACTCAGCGAGTAAatgataaatgactaaataaattaaatgactacaagtgaaaacaaaaacggagataaaaaaaaataataattcgaaaatttaatcaaaatgtttttattataaatggaaacaaaaacagcaatatatatagatatacatatatacactttctcctgcagcgccttcccttaattttttttttaaaaaagccccTTGAACGGTTCCACTTTTCCCCCGccatcccggtggccgtgctaaatactttagctaatacgtaactgtaaaaaaaaagaaaagaatacgTGCAAAATTGCACccgaaaaaaatctgcaatacaGCGAGGTTGCAAAAAATTAACCGCTTTTTAGCGAGGGGACAGTGTTGAAAatgttggggtttttttgcattattgccATCAGGTTCACCACCTGATGGCGCTAAAttttacacactgtcactttaatgaCACTATGCTGAAATATTATGAATTAAACTAGCGTCCATATAACTGGTAACTCACAAGTTACAGACAATAAAATGCCGTCTCAACATAttttaatgtacaaaaatagTGGTAATGGCTCTAAACAGTGCAGCGATGCCTATAAAATGATCAAGTTCACGCTAATTAGCTTAGCATGAAGCTAACGCCGTGTACTCGGCAACTCGGTAGGCATAACTTGACCAACGACAACTGTTATATCGTATACTATTACGGAACGTCACTGTATCAACACGAAAGAgcggttggatttttttttaaatatgcgtCGTTTGGAGATGTAGAGCGTTAATAGGGGGTTCGTGACGAGCTAAATTGCTATTGCTTAGCTCAACgttaacacacatacacacacaccgcAAGTTTTAAACAGACGTTACTTTCaatttcctttttcaaactgcccgacTCAGCGTTATGTGGCGTTTAATGATTAGCTGGcctaaaaattattattaatacaacatttaaaaccAAAGGTTACTAAACTGCCAACTTGTGCTAACTTGAGCTAGTTGTATTTGTTGTCTACAATGATTACACTTGGACACTCGTCCAAAACGGTTTCATGCGCCAAAACATTTGTCGCTTTTGTGGATTATCACCGacgactttatttattttctttaaaaataataataataacgccaTGTTGAATATTATTAACTGTCCAACGCTGAGAATCAGTCCGTTAGCTAAACAAAGCCAGCCTTCTTGTGAACGTCGGCTTGTTGGTGACACACTCGCTTCCTCTTTGACGTGATtttaaaaagacattaaaaacattCGGCGGCCTGACCAAAAGAGTTGTGTTTTGTCGTCGAATACATATAACGTGATCAGCGTGTTTTATGCACTCACCATGTCTAGCGGTCGATTGCACAGTGAGGGGAGGGGAGAAGGGGgtaagaaggggaaaaaacgcCTCAACTGCACAGCGACAGCTGATGCGGCGTTCAATTCCTGTGCTCGACTGTCGGAATTTCTCAGTTGCCCCCCTGGCCGCGGGGCCTCTTCATAAATGGCTATCGTGGGAATCTCGGCGACCTTTAAGGATGTTAATCGGTACTCAAACTACTACGCGTTAATGTTAACGCGTCAATATTAACTTAGTGATACTTATATAAAAGTGAGCTCGTAGATGATCGGTCTTGTCCTGAACGCATCCAGCGTATTCAAGGCCAAACAACGCGTCTTCAGTGGAGGCTTCATTTCTGTGACGTCAGACGTGCGTGTTTCTTTTCGATgtgtaaaggtttgtcacgtgTCTAAACGTAAAAGCTCTATACCTCATTCGttttgaaaacataattttaatgtGTTCATATTCACGGAGGCTTTGTTTCAAACAGCTTTTGGCAAACGTGCAGTTTTAACTacagccagcaggtgacagcaaaTTGTCAGTTCACTAGTTACAATAATGccaattactgtattttaccTTGAATAAACATGAATAACGCCACTCGTTTAACatttaggtttttatttttattttaaaaacgagCAATGTCATACACCATTAAATGAAGGGATTCCTAAAAATACTGTAACTCAAATGTTTGTGCTGGTTGACGCTCCATATTGCACAAGGAAAGCGCTTTCTTGGATTTGTGCATCTGTGTACTGGGAGACAAGAGAGGACATtttaagatcattttaaagcaaaGCTTACATGTGAAAACTTACGGTCAGCCCTAGTGGAGAGTGGGCGAGTTCAGAATTGCGGCAGCACAGCAGTGTAAAGGGCCTCTCTTTGGTGTGAGAATGTTCTTCGAAGCATAGAGCAAACACCTTTGCGGGAAGAAAGACGTCCCAGTCAGCCGCGTGCTCAGCCACCAGGTCACTCACCATGCtagtacacaaaaataaatgtcatgtttttcccccccgtCGCTCTGTAGTTAGTGATTTACTGTGAATAACTGCCACCTTCCAACACAGTAAAAATGCCCCACCCAAAAGTtaacaagttgttgttgttcccCTTAAAAAAATCCCTCACCTAAAATAAGTCAATTTCTCTCTAAATAGTGTCTAATTTAATGCCTGatttcaaataacattttttttttcagaaaaaaaaacctcccagTGACGccccacaataaaaataaatgtctcacTTTTCCTACTActcagtaaaaaaagaaaaaaagaaaaaaagaaaaaaagccatgcCCCAGACATCTACAAACCCAtttccccaaaaagttgtgacactatacaaattgtaaataaaaactgaatgcaattaggTGGaaatgccaaatttcaatattttgttcagaatagaacatagatgacatgtcaaaagtttaaactgagaaaatgtatcattttaagggaaaaatacgttgattgtaaatttcatggtgtcaacaaatctcaaaaaagttgggacaggtagcaataagcggctggaaaagtcaattgcacagctggaagaccagttagcACTAAtcaggtccattggcaactttattggagtataaaaagagcttcttgaAGTGGCGTTGTCTCTCAGAAgccaagatgggtagagaatcaccaattcctccaatgttgcgcagaaagatagtggagaaatatcagaaaggtctTTGCcatcaaaaaaagttgaagtaatcatcatctacagtacgtaacatcatccaaagattcagagaatctggaacaatatatatgtgtaagggtcaaggccgaaaaagcatactggatgcccatgatcttcgggcccttaaacggcactgcaccgcaaacaggaatgcgcactgtaagggaaatcacagaaagggctcagcaatacttccagaaaacattgtgggacGTTATATCATACTGAGTAAAAAGGACAAAGACaagccaagttgttatcagcactcattttataagcctgcatctgtgattggTACGGGGtggcatgagtgcgtgtggcatgggcagcttccacatctggaaaggcatcgtcaatgcagaaaggtatattccgattggagaacaacatatgctcccatccaagcatcatcactttcagagaagatcttgcatttctcaacacgataatgccagaccacatgcagcaccaattacaacatcatggctgcgtaggaaaaggattcggccgggtattgaaatggccagcctgcagtccacttctttcaccaGCACATTTgacgcatcataaaggggaaagtgcaacaaagaaagcccaagacagttgaacagttcgaGAGACGCGTGTTGGACAAGAATGGGACGGCATTCCTATTTCGAAACtcgtctcctcgatccccagacgtttgcagactgttgtaagaagaagaggggatgcctcacagtggtgaaaacggccttgtcccaactttttggagatttgttgacaccatggaatttaaaatcgacatagttttcccttaaaatgatacattttctcagtttaagcttttgacctgttctctatgttctattctgaataaaatattaaaatttgccacttccacataattgcattcaatttttattcacaatttgtatagtgtcccaactttatTGCAATTGGGTTTGTAGTTTTGCTCTTCAGTGAAATAAATTAATGCCTCAactcaaataaacaaatttttccattagtaaaaaataaatgccattaatgaatattttcccctaatgaaaaataaatccccCATCTAAAATAATCTATTTTCCTCCCACACTcacccctttttttctcttcagcaAAAAATAAGACTCGCCTCAAATTACGGTCACCTTTTTGTCAAAAATACCTCGCcttaaatgtgtctttttttccttctacaaCAAAAGAAATGCCTTACTTCCTCTTTCTATTGAGTAAGAAAAATCCTCACCTCAACATCTTTTATTCGAAAATTAACGCCTCGCCTCTAAGAAACAAGGGTTTTTCCctcaataaaagaaagaaatcccATAAATGAGTATTTTCACtttgtaaaactaaaaaatcCTTCACATCAAATAAGTCCCTTTCCTGCCTCAATAATGCCCCCTTTACACAATAATCCTTCACTTTGAATAAACAATTCCTTTTTGGCTCCCtgagtgaaaaagaaaatgcctcgcctaaaaaaaaagaaattaaaaaaattcaccaATCATGTGTCACCATAGACATCAATGATGATACTATATAAGATATCACAATCTCTTATTAACCTTTGTACTTAATGTTGTGGCCTGTGCACTGATACAGACCTGTCAATCATATGCTGCATGTTCAGATCAACGGCGCCGGTGTGCGGATGCTGTAGCACGAGCGCCACGTCAGTTGTCAGCTGTCTGGCGAGTTCTTGATTGATCTGACGTCACGTAGGATGTCATTACTCCACTTCACTTTCGAGAATTCCCACGTTTACATCACTCACCTGGTCGATGACTTCGCGGGGCAGCCTGGAGACAATCCGCAGCGGTAAGCCGAAGTGGTCGAGGGCATCGGCGACATGCTTGGCGACATGCGTGGGCAGAAAGGACGGCACGGCTGCTGCCTCTACCCACTTGGAGTAGTAGTCGCTCAGCGTCACCACGTACTTGTGCCCGTTGCGCGTCGGAGGTAGAGGACCCCGCACGTCCAACCCCAGCCACTGCCACGGCGACGTCACCTGATGCCACCCAATCACAGTCAATTTAAGAACATTTGGATGATATTATATAAcatgtaggggtgtgaattgcctagtacctggcgatccgattcgtatcacgattcataggtcacgattcgattcaataccgattaattcTGACATGAACCTATAAATggattattgcaaaaaaaaaaaatctcccaaatttagaaaatacaaatcagtaaacttgtacacgtacactgtaagatttgtatgaaaacgtatttatttatctgaaaattcaggcttataagtgagccactgcatttaacaaacaggttgcagtctgtttcatgtttgaacagaactgaaatcaaatattaagacttaatgttccattaatataacgttCTTATATGATTAATGTGTGAACTCTAACccaaagtaagacgttttgttgaatatttccataaaaaaattgatgtttaaaaatcgatttaaccgcatattgaatcgatttgagaattgcgtgctgtaatattgcgatatattgccgaatcgattttttctaacaccccaattaacaaaaaaacaaaaacaaaaaaaagactcaccTCAATCACCTTTTCAGGATTTAGGCCATCCGCCTATGGCAGGGAAATCAAAACATTAGTTTAAACGGCCTGtgaatattctcattcatccaggtcATTGTATTATCAGGACACCAAATTGCCATAAGAACTCTGCCAAGGCTTTTTTTGTCAATAGAagaaaagttgcacacaaaccTGCTCGGTTTTGGTCATCATCACATCTTTGTCGGGTGCCCACTGAACATCCTGTTGAGAATAAAATAACACGCCTAGAGCAGTggaccccaacctttttttcaccacggaccggttcatacatgtccacaacttttGGCGGaccactaccataacaagggtaacaaaacgcgactgagataattagaatcttgacatgtgtcaagagtccgtcgtaaacagagagaatctggtcacttttcaaaataaaatatttttaagcctcgctaatcaattaaccggaagtacagtacgttttttttttattctttcaactgtgcggcccggtccaaaggtgcccacggcccggtacaggtccgcggcccggtggttgggg is a window of Vanacampus margaritifer isolate UIUO_Vmar chromosome 2, RoL_Vmar_1.0, whole genome shotgun sequence DNA encoding:
- the rusf1 gene encoding RUS family member 1 isoform X3, producing the protein MGRYKCAYECESSDDAEEKYFKFPLCNERRLKKWLANMKWKEWTPSRFSVLCSKHFEEQHLDRTGKCVQLREDAVPTIFLPQDETSKNKQVSTKAWKTNLAAPSTATGHDVPEEEEFVEVDGGGEDVEEQEKAVRWRIIMDPGLVKIMSLPHFFHGDYCAKQDVQWAPDKDVMMTKTEQADGLNPEKVIEVTSPWQWLGLDVRGPLPPTRNGHKYVVTLSDYYSKWVEAAAVPSFLPTHVAKHVADALDHFGLPLRIVSRLPREVIDQINQELARQLTTDVALVLQHPHTGAVDLNMQHMIDSMVSDLVAEHAADWDVFLPAKVFALCFEEHSHTKERPFTLLCCRNSELAHSPLGLTYTDAQIQESAFLVQYGASTSTNI
- the rusf1 gene encoding RUS family member 1 isoform X2, giving the protein MGRYKCAYECESSDDAEEKYFKFPLCNERRLKKWLANMKWKEWTPSRFSVLCSKHFEEQHLDRTGKCVQLREDAVPTIFLPQDETSKNKATSSTPRGRRKKQVSTKAWKTNLAAPSTATGHDVPEEEEFVEVDGGGEDVEEQEKAVRWRIIMDPGLVKIMSLPHFFHGDYCAKQDVQWAPDKDVMMTKTEQADGLNPEKVIEVTSPWQWLGLDVRGPLPPTRNGHKYVVTLSDYYSKWVEAAAVPSFLPTHVAKHVADALDHFGLPLRIVSRLPREVIDQINQELARQLTTDVALVLQHPHTGAVDLNMQHMIDSMVSDLVAEHAADWDVFLPAKVFALCFEEHSHTKERPFTLLCCRNSELAHSPLGLTYTDAQIQESAFLVQYGASTSTNI
- the rusf1 gene encoding RUS family member 1 isoform X4, coding for MGRYKCAYECESSDDAEEKYFKFPLCNERRLKKWLANMKWKEWTPSRFSVLCSKHFEEQHLDRTGKCVQLREDAVPTIFLPQDETSKNKATSSTPRGRRKKQVSTKAWKTNLAAPSTATGHDVPEEEEFVEVDGGGEDVEEQEKAVRWRIIMDPGLVKIMSLPHFFHGDYCAKQADGLNPEKVIEVTSPWQWLGLDVRGPLPPTRNGHKYVVTLSDYYSKWVEAAAVPSFLPTHVAKHVADALDHFGLPLRIVSRLPREVIDQINQELARQLTTDVALVLQHPHTGAVDLNMQHMIDSMVSDLVAEHAADWDVFLPAKVFALCFEEHSHTKERPFTLLCCRNSELAHSPLGLTYTDAQIQESAFLVQYGASTSTNI
- the rusf1 gene encoding RUS family member 1 isoform X5, which produces MGRYKCAYECESSDDAEEKYFKFPLCNERRLKKWLANMKWKEWTPSRFSVLCSKHFEEQHLDRTGKCVQLREDAVPTIFLPQDETSKNKATSSTPRGRRKKQVSTKAWKTNLAAPSTATGHDVPEEEEFVEVDGGGEDVEEQEKAVRWRIIMDPGLVKIMSLPHFFHGDYCAKQDVQWAPDKDVMMTKTEQADGLNPEKVIEVTSPWQWLGLDVRGPLPPTRNGHKYVVTLSDYYSKWVEAAAVPSFLPTHVAKHVADALDHFGLPLRIVSRLPREVIDQINQELARQLTTDVALVLQHPHTGAVDLNMQHMIDRCLLYASKNILTPKRGPLHCCAAAILNSPTLH